Proteins encoded by one window of Kribbella italica:
- a CDS encoding cysteine desulfurase: MTDARTFSSPLDLQSVRADFPILSRELAGGFPLVYLDSANSSQKPAQVVKALEEHYLRHNANVARAMHQLGAEATAAYEGGRDKVAAFIGAANRDEIVFTKNASEALNLAAYTLGASLKPGDEVVISEMEHHSNIVPWQLACERSGATLKWFGVTDEGRLDLTNVDELINERTKVVSLTWVSNALGTINPISDIAAKAHAVGAVMVVDASQAVPQFPVDVSTLGADLLAFTGHKVVGPTGIGVLWGRYDLLASLPPFLGGGEMIEVVRMTGSTYAPPPARFEAGTPPIAQAVGLGAALDYLSGIGMDKVAAHEQAITAYALEGLQTVPGLKILGPATAVDRGGAISFELDGVHPHDVSTVLDTRGIAVRAGHHCARPVHERFGMQSSTRASFYLYTTPEEIDALVDGLGFVRSFFKVD; the protein is encoded by the coding sequence CCGCTGGACCTGCAGTCGGTCCGGGCGGACTTCCCGATCCTGTCCCGCGAGCTCGCGGGCGGGTTCCCGCTGGTCTACCTGGACTCGGCCAACTCCTCGCAGAAGCCGGCGCAGGTCGTGAAGGCGCTGGAGGAGCACTACCTCCGGCACAACGCGAACGTGGCCCGCGCGATGCACCAGCTCGGTGCGGAGGCGACGGCGGCGTACGAAGGCGGTCGCGACAAGGTCGCCGCGTTCATCGGGGCGGCCAACCGCGACGAGATCGTCTTCACCAAGAACGCCTCCGAGGCGCTCAACCTGGCGGCGTACACACTCGGTGCCTCGCTGAAGCCGGGGGACGAGGTGGTGATCTCCGAGATGGAGCACCACAGCAACATCGTCCCGTGGCAGCTGGCCTGCGAGCGGTCCGGCGCGACGCTGAAGTGGTTCGGCGTCACCGACGAGGGCCGCCTCGACCTGACCAATGTCGACGAGCTGATCAACGAGCGCACCAAGGTCGTCTCGCTGACCTGGGTGTCGAACGCGCTCGGCACGATCAACCCGATCAGCGACATCGCCGCCAAGGCGCACGCCGTCGGCGCGGTGATGGTCGTCGACGCGTCGCAGGCCGTGCCGCAGTTCCCGGTCGACGTCTCGACGCTGGGTGCCGACCTCCTGGCCTTCACCGGCCACAAGGTCGTCGGCCCGACCGGCATCGGCGTGCTCTGGGGCCGGTACGACCTGCTCGCCTCGCTGCCGCCGTTCCTCGGTGGTGGCGAGATGATCGAGGTCGTCCGGATGACCGGTTCGACGTACGCGCCGCCGCCGGCCCGCTTCGAGGCCGGTACGCCGCCGATCGCGCAGGCGGTCGGGCTCGGCGCCGCGCTGGACTACCTGTCCGGGATCGGGATGGACAAGGTCGCCGCCCACGAGCAGGCCATCACGGCGTACGCGCTGGAGGGGCTGCAGACCGTACCGGGCCTGAAGATCCTCGGGCCGGCCACCGCGGTCGACCGCGGTGGCGCGATCAGCTTCGAGCTGGACGGCGTCCACCCGCACGACGTGTCGACCGTGCTGGACACCCGCGGCATCGCGGTCCGCGCCGGGCACCACTGCGCGCGGCCGGTGCACGAGCGGTTCGGAATGCAATCGTCGACCAGAGCGTCTTTCTACCTGTACACGACACCCGAGGAGATCGACGCGCTCGTCGACGGCCTCGGCTTCGTCCGATCGTTCTTCAAGGTGGACTGA
- a CDS encoding ATPase, T2SS/T4P/T4SS family → MITDQELVRKLRVQVAERLNEQRRRDQVNGVPPMSAEDEREYARSLIVQVLEDHARYELAEGRTPPTPEDDAQIAGAIHSALFGVGRLQPLIDDPEVENIDINGCDQVFVQYGDGREERPGPVAESDEELVELIQVLAAHAGLTSRPFDSANPQLDLRLPDGSRLSAVMGVTSRPAVSIRRSRLGRVFLKDLVANGTFSDEIGSFLKAAVAARKNIMIAGATNSGKTTLLRALGNEIQPHERLITVERSLELGLGEFKDLHPNVVAFEERLPNSEGVGEVSMADLVRRSLRMNPSRVIVGEVLGDEIVTMLNAMSQGNDGSLSTIHSNSSMEVFNRISTYAIQATERLPMEATQMLISGALDFVVFVRKHNDYQHGGTLSRYVESIREVTGWDGRVLSGEVFAPGPDGRAAAHAPISCMDELEHFGYQPMVHGRWA, encoded by the coding sequence GTGATCACCGACCAGGAGCTGGTCCGCAAGCTGCGGGTCCAGGTCGCCGAGCGGCTGAACGAGCAGCGCCGCCGCGACCAGGTCAACGGCGTCCCGCCGATGAGCGCCGAGGACGAGCGGGAGTACGCCCGCTCACTGATCGTGCAGGTGCTCGAGGACCACGCCCGCTACGAGCTGGCCGAGGGCCGGACGCCGCCGACGCCCGAGGACGACGCGCAGATCGCCGGCGCGATCCACTCCGCGCTGTTCGGCGTCGGCCGGCTGCAGCCGCTGATCGACGACCCCGAGGTCGAGAACATCGACATCAACGGGTGCGACCAGGTCTTCGTCCAGTACGGCGACGGCCGCGAGGAGCGCCCGGGCCCGGTCGCGGAGTCCGACGAGGAACTGGTCGAGCTGATCCAGGTCCTGGCCGCGCACGCGGGACTGACCAGCCGCCCCTTCGACTCGGCCAACCCACAGCTCGACCTGCGGCTGCCGGACGGCTCGCGGCTATCGGCCGTGATGGGCGTGACGTCGCGCCCGGCGGTCTCGATCCGGCGGTCCCGGCTCGGCCGGGTGTTCCTCAAGGACCTGGTCGCGAACGGGACGTTCTCCGACGAGATCGGCTCGTTCCTCAAGGCGGCCGTCGCGGCCCGCAAGAACATCATGATCGCGGGCGCCACCAACTCCGGGAAGACCACGCTGCTGCGCGCGCTGGGCAACGAGATCCAGCCGCACGAGCGGCTGATCACGGTCGAGCGCTCGCTGGAGCTCGGGCTCGGCGAGTTCAAGGACCTGCACCCGAACGTGGTCGCGTTCGAGGAGCGGCTGCCGAACTCCGAGGGCGTCGGCGAGGTCAGCATGGCCGACCTGGTCCGCCGCTCGCTGCGGATGAACCCGTCGCGCGTCATCGTCGGTGAGGTGCTCGGCGACGAGATCGTCACGATGCTGAACGCGATGAGCCAGGGCAACGACGGCTCGCTGTCGACGATCCACTCGAACAGCTCGATGGAGGTGTTCAACCGGATCAGCACCTACGCCATCCAGGCGACCGAGCGGCTCCCGATGGAAGCCACCCAGATGCTGATCTCCGGCGCGCTCGACTTCGTCGTGTTCGTCCGCAAGCACAACGACTACCAGCACGGCGGCACGCTCAGCCGGTACGTCGAGAGCATCCGCGAGGTCACCGGCTGGGACGGCCGCGTGCTGTCCGGCGAGGTGTTCGCCCCGGGCCCCGACGGCCGCGCGGCGGCGCACGCGCCGATCTCGTGCATGGACGAGCTGGAGCACTTCGGCTACCAGCCGATGGTGCACGGCCGGTGGGCGTGA
- a CDS encoding metal-sulfur cluster assembly factor: protein MPDQTEEKIELPEVDLEAAAAPAGGSVAVEDVTEALKDVVDPELGINVVDLGLIYGVTVDDSNTAIIDMTLTSAACPLTDVIEDQTRMSLDGLVNDFRINWVWMPPWGPEKITDDGREQLRALGFNV, encoded by the coding sequence ATGCCTGACCAGACCGAAGAGAAGATCGAGCTGCCCGAGGTGGATCTCGAGGCAGCCGCGGCCCCGGCCGGCGGCAGTGTCGCTGTCGAGGACGTGACGGAGGCGCTCAAGGATGTCGTCGACCCCGAGCTCGGCATCAACGTCGTCGACCTCGGCCTGATCTACGGCGTCACCGTCGACGACAGCAACACCGCGATCATCGACATGACGCTGACGTCCGCGGCCTGCCCGCTGACCGACGTGATCGAGGACCAGACCCGGATGTCGCTCGACGGTCTGGTCAACGACTTCCGGATCAACTGGGTCTGGATGCCGCCGTGGGGCCCGGAGAAGATCACCGACGACGGCCGCGAGCAGCTCCGCGCGCTCGGCTTCAACGTCTGA
- the sufU gene encoding Fe-S cluster assembly sulfur transfer protein SufU yields MQLDSLYQEIILDHYRSPHHAGLSEPYDVEVHHVNPSCGDEVTLRVELDGETVTGVTHQSVGCSISQAATSVMTDLVIGKPVTEGMAAYEKFLELMQGRGTVEPDEEVLEDGVAFAGVAQFPARVKCALLGWSAWRDATAQALAKTEGVTNA; encoded by the coding sequence ATGCAGCTGGACAGTCTGTACCAGGAGATCATCCTGGACCACTACCGCAGCCCGCACCACGCGGGTCTGTCGGAGCCGTACGACGTGGAGGTGCACCACGTGAACCCGTCCTGCGGGGACGAGGTCACGCTGCGCGTCGAGCTCGACGGCGAGACCGTGACCGGCGTGACGCACCAGTCGGTCGGCTGCTCGATCAGCCAGGCGGCGACCTCGGTGATGACCGACCTGGTGATCGGCAAGCCGGTCACCGAGGGCATGGCGGCGTACGAGAAGTTCCTGGAGCTGATGCAAGGCCGGGGCACCGTCGAACCGGATGAGGAAGTCCTCGAGGACGGTGTCGCCTTCGCGGGCGTCGCGCAGTTCCCGGCCCGGGTGAAGTGTGCGCTGCTGGGCTGGTCGGCCTGGCGCGACGCCACCGCCCAAGCGCTTGCCAAGACAGAGGGAGTCACCAATGCCTGA
- a CDS encoding acVLRF1 family peptidyl-tRNA hydrolase, translated as MTRVVSVAPERLERWLTGFGERHGETSYDVRPELVRLVGEDGAIAEVAVPFGPLGELTREGLVAHVLADHRLGLLLVRRGGYGAGVFVSGKLTDSKVGSRHVQGTTKAGGWSQQRFARRRDNQAREAFNAATEVAVRILAPAKLDALVTGGDRKAIDTVLEDPRLKELRSLVRPPFLGVADPKQKVLEQAGVDARALRIELTDPDQPSP; from the coding sequence GTGACTCGCGTCGTCTCCGTCGCACCCGAGCGGCTCGAGCGCTGGCTGACGGGCTTCGGCGAGCGGCACGGCGAGACGTCGTACGACGTACGCCCGGAGTTGGTGCGGTTGGTAGGGGAGGACGGTGCGATCGCCGAGGTCGCCGTGCCGTTCGGGCCGCTGGGTGAGCTGACGCGCGAAGGGCTGGTCGCTCATGTGCTCGCCGATCATCGGCTCGGGTTGCTGCTGGTACGACGAGGAGGCTACGGCGCTGGCGTGTTCGTCAGCGGCAAGCTCACCGACTCCAAGGTCGGATCCAGGCACGTGCAGGGTACGACGAAGGCCGGCGGCTGGTCGCAGCAGCGGTTCGCCCGGCGGCGCGACAACCAGGCGCGGGAGGCGTTCAACGCGGCGACCGAGGTCGCCGTACGGATTCTGGCGCCGGCCAAGCTGGACGCGCTCGTGACCGGGGGAGATCGCAAGGCGATCGACACCGTGCTGGAGGACCCGAGGCTCAAGGAGCTGAGGAGCCTGGTCCGGCCGCCCTTTCTGGGGGTGGCCGATCCCAAGCAGAAGGTCCTCGAGCAGGCCGGCGTCGACGCCCGGGCGCTCCGGATCGAACTGACCGACCCGGATCAGCCCTCGCCGTAG
- a CDS encoding cupin domain-containing protein — MSEPVRVIREVDLIESDPTSGMLRKKAFELPILWAGRVETAPGAISGWHHHDRNETSLYVVSGILRLEFDGGEGYLDAEAGDFIHVPAFTIHRESNPTDEPSVAIIARAGGGIPTVNIEDFRR; from the coding sequence ATGAGCGAACCGGTGCGCGTGATCCGCGAGGTCGACCTGATCGAGTCCGACCCGACCAGCGGCATGCTCCGGAAGAAGGCCTTCGAGCTGCCGATCCTCTGGGCCGGCCGCGTCGAGACCGCGCCCGGCGCGATCTCCGGCTGGCACCACCACGATCGCAACGAGACCAGCCTGTACGTCGTCTCCGGCATCCTCCGCCTGGAGTTCGACGGGGGAGAGGGCTACCTCGACGCGGAAGCCGGCGACTTCATCCACGTCCCCGCGTTCACCATCCACCGCGAGTCCAACCCGACCGACGAGCCGTCGGTCGCGATCATCGCCCGCGCCGGCGGCGGCATCCCCACGGTCAACATCGAGGACTTCCGCCGGTGA